A section of the Drosophila subobscura isolate 14011-0131.10 chromosome A, UCBerk_Dsub_1.0, whole genome shotgun sequence genome encodes:
- the LOC117895203 gene encoding collagen alpha-1(I) chain isoform X10: MATNRSTRLLVLLVLTALVANHQARAAAAILKCAGKSAVCVGPLTYQLCVDDLTTGNVIPCQTSTRCVTDGIEICEPIKIDAEAPTAAVAKMVTITDSPAAVSESALLVDGTGTGNSNATTNTISTEGLGSSTSAGPTTTPAETTTAPAETTNILETTTEISWSEVSLDPESTTSVINENTTNTNAPGQSEPNATEGSTAAPGEVSPNNPAGSTSAPGTPEDPSAPAGSTNAPGTPADPNVPAGSTAAPGSPEDPNAPAGSTATPGTPADPNAPAGSTADPGNPADPNAPAGSTNAPDTPADPNVPAGSTADPGNPADPNAPAGSTNAPGTPADPNVPADSTAAPGVPNAPAGSTASPGTPSDPNAPAGSTAAPGNPADPNAPAGSTNAPDTPADPNVPAGSTAAPGSPEDPNAPAGSTSTPGTPADPNAPAGSTADPGNPADPNAPAGSTNAPGTPADPNVPAGSTAAPGSPEDPNAPAGSTATPGTPADPNAPAGSTADPGNPADPNAPAGSTATPGTPADPNTPAGSTAAPGSPEDPNAPAGSTSTPGTPADPNAPAGSTADPGNPADPNAPAGSTNAPGTPADPNVPAGSTADPGNPADPNAPAGSTNAPGTPADPNVPAGSTAAPGSPEDPNAPADPNAPAGSTADPGNPADPNAPAGSTNAPGTPADPNVPAGSTAAPGSPEDPNAPAGSTATPGTPADPNAPAGSTADPGNPADPNAPAGSTNAPGTPADPNVPADSTAAPGVPNAPAGSTASSGTPSDPNAPAGSTAAPGSPEDPNAPADPNAPAGSTADPGNPADPNAPAGSTNAPGTPAAPNVPAGSTAAPGSPEDPNAPADPNAPAGSTAAPGIPENSNSGSTAAPGTPADPNAPAVSTAAPGIPENPNAGSTAAPGNPSHPNSPAGSTAAPGTPADPNIPAGSTAAPGTPADPNIPDGSTRAPGIPADPNVPAGSTAAPGTPADPNAPAVSTAAPGIPENPNAGSTAAPGNPSHPNSPAGSTAAPGTPAGSTPASGTPADPNATAGSTAAPGTPADPNAPAESWRQRPHHFFLPGQTRPTLRPVQHLPIWPSGPHYAKNPGVDSAEGPRNGFKPIPSHRPLQFWPDWQKWMNGWRTTREPVSITKAPASNQEQEKPQPEKPSNNGPKALESVEQAASVRPSGAGVSSENASVEQSPKGSGERTKDNPKSVEEQSKEQEQKKASSTEKDSSLEEKKEAEKDKSKDSKEEKDSESNKSNDDEKNEEDKQSSKEKKKYLKNIIKKLKNEEDCDEDDVFPDVRDCKKYFRCEVKRSGKHKLVHLRCNKKERFDWLDQTCLPKDEARCLEK, from the exons atggcaaCGAACCGATCGACCAGACTTCTAGTCTTGCTTGTG CTCACGGCCCTAGTGGCCAACCACCAGGCAAGGGCAGCCGCCGCCATTCTTAAGTGCGCCGGCAAGTCAGCTGTCTGCGTGGGACCTCTTACCTATCAGCTCTGCGTGGACGATTTGACGACGGGTAATGTGATTCCCTGCCAGACGAGCACGCGATGCGTCACCGATGGCATCGAGATATGCGAGCCCATCAAGATAGACGCAGAGGCACCCACGGCGGCTGTGGCCAAGATGGTGACAATTACCGACAGTCCAGCTGCCGTCAGCGAATCTGCCCTGCTTGTCGACGGCACCGGAACCGGCAATTCCAACGCCACCACTAATACAATCTCCACTGAGGGTCTCGGATCATCAACGTCCGCTGGGCCGACCACAACTCCAGCTGAGACAACCACTGCTCCCGCTgagacaacaaatattttggaaACAACCACAGAAATTTCATGGTCTGAGGTGTCCCTAGACCCGGAGTCCACGACTTCAGTTATTAACGAGAACACTACCAACACCAATGCACCTGGACAAAGCGAGCCCAACGCAACAGAAGGATCAACCGCTGCTCCTGGAGAAGTAAGTCCCAACAACCCGGCAGGTTCGACATCCGCTCCTGGTACTCCCGAAGATCCAAGCGCTCCAGCAGGCTCGACTAACGCTCCTGGTACCCCTGCTGATCCAAATGTTCCAGCTGGTTCCACTGCCGCTCCTGGTAGTCCTGAAGATCCGAACGCTCCAGCAGGCTCGACTGCCACTCCTGGCACCCCTGCTGACCCCAACGCTCCAGCTGGTTCCACTGCCGATCCTGGTAATCCTGCTGATCCAAACGCTCCAGCAGGCTCAACTAACGCTCCTGATACCCCTGCTGATCCAAATGTTCCAGCTG GTTCCACTGCCGATCCTGGTAATCCTGCTGATCCAAACGCTCCAGCAGGCTCGACTAATGCTCCTGGTACCCCAGCTGATCCAAATGTTCCAGCTGATTCCACTGCCGCTCCTGGTGTTCCAAATGCTCCAGCTGGTTCGACTGCCTCTCCTGGTACCCCTTCTGATCCAAATGCTCCAGCTGGTTCCACTGCCGCTCCTGGAAATCCTGCTGATCCAAACGCTCCAGCAGGCTCGACTAACGCTCCTGATACCCCTGCTGATCCAAATGTTCCAGCTGGTTCCACTGCCGCTCCTGGTAGTCCTGAAGATCCGAACGCTCCAGCAGGCTCGACTTCCACTCCTGGCACCCCTGCTGACCCCAACGCTCCAGCTGGTTCCACTGCCGATCCTGGTAATCCTGCTGATCCAAACGCTCCAGCAGGCTCGACTAACGCTCCTGGTACCCCTGCTGATCCAAATGTTCCAGCTGGTTCCACTGCCGCTCCTGGTAGTCCTGAAGATCCGAACGCTCCAGCAGGCTCGACTGCCACTCCTGGCACCCCTGCTGACCCCAACGCTCCAGCTGGTTCCACTGCCGATCCTGGTAATCCTGCTGATCCAAACGCTCCAGCAGGCTCGACTGCCACGCCTGGCACCCCTGCTGACCCCAACACTCCAGCTGGTTCCACTGCCGCTCCTGGTAGTCCTGAAGATCCGAACGCTCCAGCAGGCTCGACTTCCACTCCTGGCACCCCTGCTGACCCCAACGCTCCAGCTGGTTCCACTGCCGATCCTGGTAATCCTGCTGATCCAAACGCTCCAGCAGGCTCGACTAACGCTCCTGGTACCCCTGCTGATCCAAATGTTCCAGCTG GTTCCACTGCCGATCCTGGTAATCCTGCTGATCCAAACGCTCCAGCAGGCTCGACTAACGCTCCTGGTACCCCTGCTGATCCAAATGTTCCAGCTGGTTCCACTGCCGCTCCTGGTAGTCCTGAAGATCCGAACGCTCCA GCTGACCCCAACGCTCCAGCTGGTTCCACTGCCGATCCTGGTAATCCTGCTGATCCAAACGCTCCAGCAGGCTCGACTAACGCTCCTGGTACCCCTGCTGATCCAAATGTTCCAGCTGGTTCCACTGCCGCTCCTGGTAGTCCTGAAGATCCGAACGCTCCAGCAGGCTCGACTGCCACTCCTGGCACCCCTGCTGACCCCAACGCTCCAGCTGGTTCCACTGCCGATCCTGGTAATCCTGCTGATCCAAACGCTCCAGCAGGCTCGACTAACGCTCCTGGTACCCCAGCTGATCCAAATGTTCCAGCTGATTCCACTGCCGCTCCTGGTGTTCCAAATGCTCCAGCTGGTTCGACTGCCTCTTCTGGTACCCCTTCTGATCCAAATGCTCCAGCTGGTTCCACTGCCGCTCCTGGTAGTCCTGAAGATCCGAACGCTCCA GCTGACCCCAACGCTCCAGCTGGTTCCACTGCCGATCCTGGTAATCCTGCTGATCCAAACGCTCCAGCAGGCTCGACTAACGCTCCTGGTACCCCTGCTGCTCCAAATGTTCCAGCTGGTTCCACTGCCGCTCCTGGTAGTCCTGAAGATCCGAACGCTCCA GCTGACCCCAACGCTCCAGCTGGTTCCACTGCCGCTCCTGGTATTCCTGAAAATTCAAACTCTGGTTCGACTGCCGCTCCTGGCACGCCTGCTGATCCCAACGCTCCAGCTGTttcgactgctgctcctggtaTTCCTGAAAATCCAAACGCTGGTTCGACTGCCGCACCTGGTAATCCTTCTCATCCCAACTCTCCAGCTGGTTCCACTGCCGCTCCTGGCACCCCAGCTGATCCCAACATTCCAGCTGGTTCCACTGCCGCTCCTGGCACCCCTGCTGATCCCAACATTCCAGATGGTTCGACTCGCGCTCCTGGTATTCCTGCTGATCCAAATGTTCCAGCTGGTTCCACAGCCGCTCCTGGTACCCCTGCTGATCCCAACGCTCCAGCTGTttcgactgctgctcctggtaTTCCTGAAAATCCAAACGCTGGTTCGACTGCCGCACCTGGTAATCCTTCTCATCCCAACTCTCCAGCTGGTTCCACTGCCGCTCCTGGCACCCCAGCTGGTTCGACTCCAGCTTCTGGTACTCCTGCTGATCCAAATGCTACAGCTGGTTCCACTGCGGCTCCAGGTACTCCGGCTGATCCCAACGCTCCAGCTGAGTCATGGCGTCAGCGCCCGCATCATTTCTTTCTTCCAGGCCAGACTCGACCAACTCTTCGTCCAGTTCAGCATTTACCGATCTGGCCAAGTGGACCACATTATGCAAAAAATCCTGGTGTTGATTCAGCTGAAGGACCCCGAAATGGCTTCaagcccatcccatcccatcggCCGCTTCAATTCTGGCCAGACTGGCAGAAGTGGATGAATGGCTGGCGCACAACTCGGGAGCCCGTTAGCATTACTAAGGCGCCCGCTTCCAATCAGGAGCAAGAGAAACCCCAGCCAGAGAAGCCCAGCAACAATGGCCCCAAAGCTCTCGAGAGTGTAGAGCAGGCTGCCTCTGTACGCCCATCAGGTGCAGGTGTATCCAGCGAGAACGCCTCTGTCGAGCAGAGCCCCAAGGGTTCTGGCGAGAGAACAAAGGACAATCCCAAATCTGTCGAAGAACAGTCCaaggagcaggaacagaagAAGGCCAGCTCCACTGAGAAAGACAGCTCCCTCGAAGAAAAGAAGGAAGCGGAAAAGGACAAGTCAAAAGATTCCAAAGAGGAAAAGGACAGCGAATCGAATAAGTCCAATGATGACGAAAAGAATGAAGAGGACAAGCAGAGctcaaaggaaaagaaaaagtacTTGAAAAACATCATCAAGAAGTTGAAGAATGAGGAAGACTGCGACGAGGATGACGTCTTCCCTGATGTTCGTGACTGCAAGAAGTACTTCCGATGTGAGGTAAAACGGTCGGGGAAGCACAAGTTGGTGCATCTGCGTTGCAACAAAAAGGAGAGGTTCGATTGGCTCGACCAAACCTGCCTTCCCAAGGATGAAGCTCGTTGTCTAGAGAAGTAA
- the LOC117895203 gene encoding collagen alpha-1(I) chain isoform X2: protein MATNRSTRLLVLLVLTALVANHQARAAAAILKCAGKSAVCVGPLTYQLCVDDLTTGNVIPCQTSTRCVTDGIEICEPIKIDAEAPTAAVAKMVTITDSPAAVSESALLVDGTGTGNSNATTNTISTEGLGSSTSAGPTTTPAETTTAPAETTNILETTTEISWSEVSLDPESTTSVINENTTNTNAPGQSEPNATEGSTAAPGEVSPNNPAGSTSAPGTPEDPSAPAGSTNAPGTPADPNVPAGSTAAPGSPEDPNAPAGSTATPGTPADPNAPAGSTAAPGSPEDPNAPAGSTSTPGTPADPNAPAGSTADPGNPADPNAPAGSTNAPGTPADPNVPADSTAAPGVPNAPAGSTASPGTPSDPNAPAGSTAAPGNPADPNAPAGSTNAPDTPADPNVPAGSTAAPGSPEDPNAPAGSTSTPGTPADPNAPAGSTADPGNPADPNAPAGSTNAPGTPADPNVPAGSTAAPGSPEDPNAPAGSTATPGTPADPNAPAGSTADPGNPADPNAPAGSTATPGTPADPNTPAGSTAAPGSPEDPNAPAGSTSTPGTPADPNAPAGSTADPGNPADPNAPAGSTNAPGTPADPNVPAGSTAAPGSPEDPNAPADPNAPAGSTADPGNPADPNAPAGSTNAPGTPADPNVPAGSTAAPGSPEDPNAPADPNAPAGSTADPGNPADPNAPAGSTNAPGTPADPNVPAGSTAAPGSPEDPNAPAGSTATPGTPADPNAPAGSTADPGNPADPNAPAGSTNAPGTPADPNVPADSTAAPGVPNAPAGSTASSGTPSDPNAPAGSTAAPGSPEDPNAPADPNAPAGSTADPGNPADPNAPAGSTNAPGTPAAPNVPAGSTAAPGSPEDPNAPADPNAPAGSTAAPGIPENSNSGSTAAPGTPADPNAPAVSTAAPGIPENPNAGSTAAPGNPSHPNSPAGSTAAPGTPADPNIPAGSTAAPGTPADPNIPDGSTRAPGIPADPNVPAGSTAAPGTPADPNAPAVSTAAPGIPENPNAGSTAAPGNPSHPNSPAGSTAAPGTPAGSTPASGTPADPNATAGSTAAPGTPADPNAPAESWRQRPHHFFLPGQTRPTLRPVQHLPIWPSGPHYAKNPGVDSAEGPRNGFKPIPSHRPLQFWPDWQKWMNGWRTTREPVSITKAPASNQEQEKPQPEKPSNNGPKALESVEQAASVRPSGAGVSSENASVEQSPKGSGERTKDNPKSVEEQSKEQEQKKASSTEKDSSLEEKKEAEKDKSKDSKEEKDSESNKSNDDEKNEEDKQSSKEKKKYLKNIIKKLKNEEDCDEDDVFPDVRDCKKYFRCEVKRSGKHKLVHLRCNKKERFDWLDQTCLPKDEARCLEK from the exons atggcaaCGAACCGATCGACCAGACTTCTAGTCTTGCTTGTG CTCACGGCCCTAGTGGCCAACCACCAGGCAAGGGCAGCCGCCGCCATTCTTAAGTGCGCCGGCAAGTCAGCTGTCTGCGTGGGACCTCTTACCTATCAGCTCTGCGTGGACGATTTGACGACGGGTAATGTGATTCCCTGCCAGACGAGCACGCGATGCGTCACCGATGGCATCGAGATATGCGAGCCCATCAAGATAGACGCAGAGGCACCCACGGCGGCTGTGGCCAAGATGGTGACAATTACCGACAGTCCAGCTGCCGTCAGCGAATCTGCCCTGCTTGTCGACGGCACCGGAACCGGCAATTCCAACGCCACCACTAATACAATCTCCACTGAGGGTCTCGGATCATCAACGTCCGCTGGGCCGACCACAACTCCAGCTGAGACAACCACTGCTCCCGCTgagacaacaaatattttggaaACAACCACAGAAATTTCATGGTCTGAGGTGTCCCTAGACCCGGAGTCCACGACTTCAGTTATTAACGAGAACACTACCAACACCAATGCACCTGGACAAAGCGAGCCCAACGCAACAGAAGGATCAACCGCTGCTCCTGGAGAAGTAAGTCCCAACAACCCGGCAGGTTCGACATCCGCTCCTGGTACTCCCGAAGATCCAAGCGCTCCAGCAGGCTCGACTAACGCTCCTGGTACCCCTGCTGATCCAAATGTTCCAGCTGGTTCCACTGCCGCTCCTGGTAGTCCTGAAGATCCGAACGCTCCAGCAGGCTCGACTGCCACTCCTGGCACCCCTGCTGACCCCAACGCTCCAGCTG GTTCCACTGCCGCTCCTGGTAGTCCTGAAGATCCGAACGCTCCAGCAGGCTCGACTTCCACTCCTGGCACCCCTGCTGACCCCAACGCTCCAGCTGGTTCCACTGCCGATCCTGGTAATCCTGCTGATCCAAACGCTCCAGCAGGCTCGACTAATGCTCCTGGTACCCCAGCTGATCCAAATGTTCCAGCTGATTCCACTGCCGCTCCTGGTGTTCCAAATGCTCCAGCTGGTTCGACTGCCTCTCCTGGTACCCCTTCTGATCCAAATGCTCCAGCTGGTTCCACTGCCGCTCCTGGAAATCCTGCTGATCCAAACGCTCCAGCAGGCTCGACTAACGCTCCTGATACCCCTGCTGATCCAAATGTTCCAGCTGGTTCCACTGCCGCTCCTGGTAGTCCTGAAGATCCGAACGCTCCAGCAGGCTCGACTTCCACTCCTGGCACCCCTGCTGACCCCAACGCTCCAGCTGGTTCCACTGCCGATCCTGGTAATCCTGCTGATCCAAACGCTCCAGCAGGCTCGACTAACGCTCCTGGTACCCCTGCTGATCCAAATGTTCCAGCTGGTTCCACTGCCGCTCCTGGTAGTCCTGAAGATCCGAACGCTCCAGCAGGCTCGACTGCCACTCCTGGCACCCCTGCTGACCCCAACGCTCCAGCTGGTTCCACTGCCGATCCTGGTAATCCTGCTGATCCAAACGCTCCAGCAGGCTCGACTGCCACGCCTGGCACCCCTGCTGACCCCAACACTCCAGCTGGTTCCACTGCCGCTCCTGGTAGTCCTGAAGATCCGAACGCTCCAGCAGGCTCGACTTCCACTCCTGGCACCCCTGCTGACCCCAACGCTCCAGCTGGTTCCACTGCCGATCCTGGTAATCCTGCTGATCCAAACGCTCCAGCAGGCTCGACTAACGCTCCTGGTACCCCTGCTGATCCAAATGTTCCAGCTGGTTCCACTGCCGCTCCTGGTAGTCCTGAAGATCCGAACGCTCCA GCTGACCCCAACGCTCCAGCTGGTTCCACTGCCGATCCTGGTAATCCTGCTGATCCAAACGCTCCAGCAGGCTCGACTAACGCTCCTGGTACCCCTGCTGATCCAAATGTTCCAGCTGGTTCCACTGCCGCTCCTGGTAGTCCTGAAGATCCGAACGCTCCA GCTGACCCCAACGCTCCAGCTGGTTCCACTGCCGATCCTGGTAATCCTGCTGATCCAAACGCTCCAGCAGGCTCGACTAACGCTCCTGGTACCCCTGCTGATCCAAATGTTCCAGCTGGTTCCACTGCCGCTCCTGGTAGTCCTGAAGATCCGAACGCTCCAGCAGGCTCGACTGCCACTCCTGGCACCCCTGCTGACCCCAACGCTCCAGCTGGTTCCACTGCCGATCCTGGTAATCCTGCTGATCCAAACGCTCCAGCAGGCTCGACTAACGCTCCTGGTACCCCAGCTGATCCAAATGTTCCAGCTGATTCCACTGCCGCTCCTGGTGTTCCAAATGCTCCAGCTGGTTCGACTGCCTCTTCTGGTACCCCTTCTGATCCAAATGCTCCAGCTGGTTCCACTGCCGCTCCTGGTAGTCCTGAAGATCCGAACGCTCCA GCTGACCCCAACGCTCCAGCTGGTTCCACTGCCGATCCTGGTAATCCTGCTGATCCAAACGCTCCAGCAGGCTCGACTAACGCTCCTGGTACCCCTGCTGCTCCAAATGTTCCAGCTGGTTCCACTGCCGCTCCTGGTAGTCCTGAAGATCCGAACGCTCCA GCTGACCCCAACGCTCCAGCTGGTTCCACTGCCGCTCCTGGTATTCCTGAAAATTCAAACTCTGGTTCGACTGCCGCTCCTGGCACGCCTGCTGATCCCAACGCTCCAGCTGTttcgactgctgctcctggtaTTCCTGAAAATCCAAACGCTGGTTCGACTGCCGCACCTGGTAATCCTTCTCATCCCAACTCTCCAGCTGGTTCCACTGCCGCTCCTGGCACCCCAGCTGATCCCAACATTCCAGCTGGTTCCACTGCCGCTCCTGGCACCCCTGCTGATCCCAACATTCCAGATGGTTCGACTCGCGCTCCTGGTATTCCTGCTGATCCAAATGTTCCAGCTGGTTCCACAGCCGCTCCTGGTACCCCTGCTGATCCCAACGCTCCAGCTGTttcgactgctgctcctggtaTTCCTGAAAATCCAAACGCTGGTTCGACTGCCGCACCTGGTAATCCTTCTCATCCCAACTCTCCAGCTGGTTCCACTGCCGCTCCTGGCACCCCAGCTGGTTCGACTCCAGCTTCTGGTACTCCTGCTGATCCAAATGCTACAGCTGGTTCCACTGCGGCTCCAGGTACTCCGGCTGATCCCAACGCTCCAGCTGAGTCATGGCGTCAGCGCCCGCATCATTTCTTTCTTCCAGGCCAGACTCGACCAACTCTTCGTCCAGTTCAGCATTTACCGATCTGGCCAAGTGGACCACATTATGCAAAAAATCCTGGTGTTGATTCAGCTGAAGGACCCCGAAATGGCTTCaagcccatcccatcccatcggCCGCTTCAATTCTGGCCAGACTGGCAGAAGTGGATGAATGGCTGGCGCACAACTCGGGAGCCCGTTAGCATTACTAAGGCGCCCGCTTCCAATCAGGAGCAAGAGAAACCCCAGCCAGAGAAGCCCAGCAACAATGGCCCCAAAGCTCTCGAGAGTGTAGAGCAGGCTGCCTCTGTACGCCCATCAGGTGCAGGTGTATCCAGCGAGAACGCCTCTGTCGAGCAGAGCCCCAAGGGTTCTGGCGAGAGAACAAAGGACAATCCCAAATCTGTCGAAGAACAGTCCaaggagcaggaacagaagAAGGCCAGCTCCACTGAGAAAGACAGCTCCCTCGAAGAAAAGAAGGAAGCGGAAAAGGACAAGTCAAAAGATTCCAAAGAGGAAAAGGACAGCGAATCGAATAAGTCCAATGATGACGAAAAGAATGAAGAGGACAAGCAGAGctcaaaggaaaagaaaaagtacTTGAAAAACATCATCAAGAAGTTGAAGAATGAGGAAGACTGCGACGAGGATGACGTCTTCCCTGATGTTCGTGACTGCAAGAAGTACTTCCGATGTGAGGTAAAACGGTCGGGGAAGCACAAGTTGGTGCATCTGCGTTGCAACAAAAAGGAGAGGTTCGATTGGCTCGACCAAACCTGCCTTCCCAAGGATGAAGCTCGTTGTCTAGAGAAGTAA